CCAAAATGATATTGGCATATTTTGACCATTTCCAATATTTTACTCTGGCACAAAAATTCATAGCAACAGTTCCTATTGCCGCCCAAGCCAATATCCTTTTCAAAAAATAATACCCATCACCCATGACCACCATAGCATAAGAAAAGCTGGAACTAAATACCATAACGATACCAGTCGTCACCAAAAGTGCTACAGTGACAATAATCGTAAAGTCATAGGGATTTTTTTTTCCCATCTTTTAAGACCTCCTTAAATTTGCTACTATTTTTTTAAAATGATCTCCTCTTTCTTCAAAGTTCCTATACATATCCCAACTGGCGCAGGCAGGAGAAAGCAAGATAGTATCTTCTTCTTTTGCTATAGCATATGCATCGCTTGCAGCTTCTTCCAAATCTTTTACGATGGTTACATGATGAAAAGCTAATTTTTCTGCTGTAGCATAAATTTTTTCTGCAGTTTCTCCGTAGGCAAATACATGCTTTACCTTCTGATTAAATGCCTGAATGAAATCTTCAAACTCACTGGCCTTATCTAAGCCTCCTGCTAACAAAATAATAGGAGGGTTTACAGCTTCAATTGCCTTAATAGCTGCATCTGTATTGGTAGCCTTTGAATCATTAATAAAGTGAACACCCTTGATGGTATCTACATATTCAATGCGGTGAACTACACCTTTAAAATGCATTAACGCAGTCCGAATTACTTCAATTTCTACCCCCATTAAAAAGGCCATTGCTGTAGCTGCTAATGCATTTTCTAGATTATGTAGACCTGGGATTTTTATATCTTCTATGTTGATAACAACTTCTTTTCTATCATCATATGAAATCACAATGTGGTTGTTTTCTACAAATACCCCCTCTGACAACTGTACCTTTCTACTAAAGTACAGCTTTTTACTTGAAAGGCCTTCACTGGCCTTTCTGCAAATGCTGTCATCATAATTAATAACAGCATAATCATTTGGCCCCTGATTTTTGAATAGATTAAATTTAGCACTTTGATAATTTTCCATAGTTTTATGACGATTTAAATGATCTGGCGTTAAGTTTAATATCGCCGCTACCTTCGGACGAAATTCTTTGACACTTTCTAGTTGAAAACTGCTAACCTCCATCACCATAACATCTTTTTCAGTTGTCTCCAGCGCCTTAGATATAGCAGCTACACCAATATTGCCTACAACAAAGGTGTTTTTTTTCGCCCTTCTAAATATTTCTCCTGTTAAAGCTGTGGTTGTGGTTTTTCCATTGGTTCCAGTAATGGCAACAATGGGCGCTTTATTTAGTCGATAAGCTAGCTCTATCTCCCCAATGATTTCAATATCTGTTTCCTTTAGCTTCTTGATAAATGGTATATCTAAAGGCACACCAGGGGAAACCACCGCTAAATCCAAGTTGCCCAGCTCTTCTATACTTTCAGGATGCTTTCCTAAAATAGCCTGAAACTTTAGCCCCTCCAACTCCTTTAAACTCTCTGCTAGCGTTTCTTCTGGCTTAAGATCATTCACAATTACTGTGGCCCCTAAGCTTAATAATGTCTTTACTAATGGTACGCCTGTTATAGCTAATCCTATGACTAAAACCTTTTTATTTTTTAAATTCATACTGCACCTTCTTTCTTAGTGTAAAGCTAAAATACCTATTAAACATAAAATAACTGTCACAATCCAAAAGACCGTAACAACTTTTGTTTCTGCCCAACCGCTAAGCTCAAAGTGGTGGTGCAAGGGACTCATTTTAAAAATCCGCTTTCCAGTAGTTTTAAAAGAAATCACCTGTAAAATAACAGATACGGACTCTGCAAAATAAATACCTCCTACAATCGGTATGATTAAAGGAACATTCATCAGTATGGCCATTGTAGCCACTGCCCCCCCTAAGGCCAAAGAGCCAGTATCCCCCATAAACACTTGAGCAGGGTGGGTATTGTATCTTAAAAAACCTAAACAAGCTCCTGTTACAGCACTTGCAAAAATCGCCAAACTAGTATAACCCCAACTCATGGCTAATAGACTGAAGAAACCAGTAATGATTAAGGTCACTCCTGCTGCTAAGCCGTCTAAACCATCTGTTAGATTTGCACTATTTACTGTTGCTACTACGACAAATACAATAAAAGGAATATACAAAATACCTAAATCTAAATATTGAGGTATAACAATATTACCTATCTGCACACTTCCCTCAATAAAAGGAATAATAATTTTTGTCTGTACAATCGATGTATTGGATTGATAAACCGCTAATAGTACCGCCACAATGATCTGTAGCAAAAGTTTTTGATATGCCCTCAATCCAAGATTTCGTTTTAAAACCACCTTAATAAAATCATCAATAAATCCTATAAATCCAAAGGCCACGGTGGCTCCTAATGCCACCAATAAATCTGTATTCATCATTCCCGAAGTAAGGGATGTCATTAAAACAGATGCGATAATAATAACACCACCAATCGTCGGTGTCCCGCTTTTGGACATATGGCTTTGGGGTCCCTCTTCTCTAATGGTTTGACCTACCTTTAGCCTTTTTAAAAAGGGAATAATTAATGGTCCTAGTATTAGTGTAATGAAAAAACCGATAATTATTGTATAAATAAGCTGGTTTTGCTGTAACATCTAATTAACTCCTCTCTTGTAAACGATCAACAATTTCCTCCATTGCCATTCCTCTTGATCCCTTCACCAAAATAACATCATTGTTTTTTATTATATTATTTAATATTTCTATTGCTTCTTGATTTGTAGTAGTAATATACACTTGCTTTTTAAATCCCTGGCTTACTGCTTCCTCGGCAATCCACTTAGCATGCTTTCCAACAGTAATAAGGATATCCGTTTTATCAACCGCACAAGCGCCAACAATCCTATGGCCTTTTTCCGAAAACTCTCCCATTTCAAACATATCTCCTAAAACAGCTATTTTTCGATCCCCTTTCATATTGACCAGCACAGATAAGGCAGCCTCCATAGAGTCTGGACTAGCATTATAAGCGTCATTAATAATTTTTATATGCTGATGCTCTATTACTTCCATTCTCATCTTAGAAGGCGTATAGTTTAATAAACTTTTAGCAATAGCTTCTACTTCAATTTTATTTTGGCGTCCTATCCCTATAGCTACTAATGCATTGTAAACATTATGTATTCCAGGCTGTTTTATCCTAAAGCTACAGTCCTTTCCATCGATGTTGATATCAAAGGTAAAACCTTCTTCCCTTAAATTTATCAAATTCTTAGGGTAAATATCGTTGGTGGGTTCTAAACCAAAAAAGATCTTTTTGTAGTTACTCTTTTGAAATTTTAATGTCTTTAAAAGATCATTATCTCCATTTAAAATCAAGTAATCGTCACTATCTAAATCGTTGGCTATCTCCATTTTTGCCTTCATAATATTTTCTCTAC
The sequence above is drawn from the Clostridium formicaceticum genome and encodes:
- a CDS encoding UDP-N-acetylmuramoyl-tripeptide--D-alanyl-D-alanine ligase, which translates into the protein MIRQSIEDITKACGGKMIQRGLEEWVKGISTDSRSIEKNSLFIPLIGERFDGHDFLETAVKNGVSAILYEKGKNIVRETFKDIYIIEVENTLAALQDISKYYRNLFDIPIVAITGSTGKTSTKDMVSSVLSSKYNVLKNIGNLNNHIGLPLTLFNLDTHHEMAVLEMGMSGFGEILKLTEIARPTLAVITNIGLAHIEHLGSRENIMKAKMEIANDLDSDDYLILNGDNDLLKTLKFQKSNYKKIFFGLEPTNDIYPKNLINLREEGFTFDINIDGKDCSFRIKQPGIHNVYNALVAIGIGRQNKIEVEAIAKSLLNYTPSKMRMEVIEHQHIKIINDAYNASPDSMEAALSVLVNMKGDRKIAVLGDMFEMGEFSEKGHRIVGACAVDKTDILITVGKHAKWIAEEAVSQGFKKQVYITTTNQEAIEILNNIIKNNDVILVKGSRGMAMEEIVDRLQERS
- the mraY gene encoding phospho-N-acetylmuramoyl-pentapeptide-transferase, producing MLQQNQLIYTIIIGFFITLILGPLIIPFLKRLKVGQTIREEGPQSHMSKSGTPTIGGVIIIASVLMTSLTSGMMNTDLLVALGATVAFGFIGFIDDFIKVVLKRNLGLRAYQKLLLQIIVAVLLAVYQSNTSIVQTKIIIPFIEGSVQIGNIVIPQYLDLGILYIPFIVFVVVATVNSANLTDGLDGLAAGVTLIITGFFSLLAMSWGYTSLAIFASAVTGACLGFLRYNTHPAQVFMGDTGSLALGGAVATMAILMNVPLIIPIVGGIYFAESVSVILQVISFKTTGKRIFKMSPLHHHFELSGWAETKVVTVFWIVTVILCLIGILALH
- the murD gene encoding UDP-N-acetylmuramoyl-L-alanine--D-glutamate ligase, with product MNLKNKKVLVIGLAITGVPLVKTLLSLGATVIVNDLKPEETLAESLKELEGLKFQAILGKHPESIEELGNLDLAVVSPGVPLDIPFIKKLKETDIEIIGEIELAYRLNKAPIVAITGTNGKTTTTALTGEIFRRAKKNTFVVGNIGVAAISKALETTEKDVMVMEVSSFQLESVKEFRPKVAAILNLTPDHLNRHKTMENYQSAKFNLFKNQGPNDYAVINYDDSICRKASEGLSSKKLYFSRKVQLSEGVFVENNHIVISYDDRKEVVINIEDIKIPGLHNLENALAATAMAFLMGVEIEVIRTALMHFKGVVHRIEYVDTIKGVHFINDSKATNTDAAIKAIEAVNPPIILLAGGLDKASEFEDFIQAFNQKVKHVFAYGETAEKIYATAEKLAFHHVTIVKDLEEAASDAYAIAKEEDTILLSPACASWDMYRNFEERGDHFKKIVANLRRS